A genome region from Carassius gibelio isolate Cgi1373 ecotype wild population from Czech Republic chromosome A23, carGib1.2-hapl.c, whole genome shotgun sequence includes the following:
- the LOC127944694 gene encoding protein tyrosine phosphatase domain-containing protein 1-like isoform X1, with amino-acid sequence MDFVTGSRVPRAKCTIAQEVLCYVIPYRLQCSVGCGGQNCKYEDPSHWSEDDQAIRGIYSSWITDNLLAMARHSTKIMERFEVIDQFLRYGLRSVINLQCPGEHASCGDPLDPQSGFTYRPETFMEAGIYFYNFRWNDCGVASLTSILDMVKVMCFALQEGKMAVHCHAGLGRTGVLLACFLLFTTQMTADQAIVLVRSKRPNSIQTRGQLQCVRRFAQFLVPLRNVFANAEPRAPPVTLSQYLIRQKHILHGYEARKLRYMPKLVPVICRLLLDIAENRQVIEEDIVEVPDVTPVVEKKFNENSIHQLNREILENGTTLNSPRLPGLPRANRGNTQPLYYVRKSLSYSESDLQRLAASLNLSDNPLWVLASIHSTTINDQLGAVKCVSQNYVAPSLGACKHNPIYSSTNNIWELKTHMDQTEGSPLLKTRRQSVLQRSQSLGISDEKSTTSIARILSYWRKDCKQSTDPDEAQHIEKEHSEVPFITVQSELSLESRRLLVAQSLAVDLEKDGEKEQIQKVSTWQTDLNLQGAWERLCLEKDPFILSGVMWSWLEQLKEPIISDHDVHTLTGTCQDPQTVLNCLDRASKETVMCILDCFAHVLTIPEEVESTFLERATKAFTKMKNTDGGKSVHKIMNGILKIVLHDLRSAAMNEFEV; translated from the exons ATGGACTTTG tgacgGGTTCCAGGGTTCCCAGAGCGAAATGCACAATAGCTCAAGAGGTGCTATGTTATGTGATCCCCTACCGTTTGCAGTGCTCCGTGGGATGTGGTGGGCAGAACTGCAAGTATGAGGATCCTTCACACTGGAGTGAAGACGACCAGGCCATCAGAGGAATCTACTCGTCTTG gatCACTGACAATCTGCTTGCCATGGCCCGCCATTCTACCAAAATCATGGAAAGGTTTGAAGTAATAGACCAGTTTTTGAG ATATGGTTTGAGGAGCGTTATTAACCTCCAGTGCCCTGGTGAACATGCCAGCTGTGGAGACCCACTGGATCCCCAGAGCGGCTTCACGTACCGACCGGAGACATTCATGGAGGCTGGCA tatatttctaCAACTTTAGATGGAATGACTGTGGTGTGGCGTCTCTCACATCCATCTTGGATATGGTGAAAGTCATGTGTTTTGCCCTCCAAGAAGGCAAGATGGCTGTTCACTGTCACGCAGGGCTTGGCAGAACAG GTGTGTTGCTGGCCTGTTTCTTGTTGTTCACCACACAGATGACAGCAGACCAAGCCATTGTGTTAGTTCGAAGCAAACGACCTAACTCTATCCAGACTAGAGGACAGCTCCAGTGTGTCAGGCGGTTTGCTCAGTTCCTGGTTCCGCTAAGGAATGTGTTTGCTAACGCTGAGCCTAGAGCACCGCCTGTCACTCTTTCACAATACTTGATCCGCCAGAAACATATACTGCATGGATATGAGGCTCGGAAGTTGAGATACATGCCAAAGCTTGTCCCCGTTATTTGCAGACTCCTACTGGACATCGCAGAGAATCGCCAGGTTATCGAGGAGGACATTGTCGAGGTTCCTGATGTAACACCCGTGGTAGAGAAAAAGTTTAATGAAAATTCAATACATCAGTTAAACAGAGAGATATTGGAAAATGGGACGACTCTGAACAGTCCCCGTCTTCCAGGTCTACCCAGAGCCAACAGAGGCAACACACAACCTCTTTACTATGTCCGTAAGAGCCTCAGCTACAGCGAGTCTGACCTCCAGAGGTTAGCAGCGTCTTTAAACCTCTCGGATAACCCTCTCTGGGTTTTAGCCAGCATCCACTCAACTACCATCAACGATCAGCTGGGAGCTGTCAAGTGTGTTTCCCAGAACTACGTCGCTCCTTCTCTGGGGGCTTGTAAGCACAATCCCATCTACAGCTCAACCAACAATATATGGGAGCTGAAAACTCATATGGACCAGACAGAAGGATCTCCACTGCTCAAAACCAGGAGACAGTCTGTCCTGCAGCGAAGCCAATCTCTAGGCATTTCAGATGAGAAAAGCACCACAAGCATTGCCCGAATACTGTCCTACTGGAGGAAAGACTGCAAGCAAAGCACTGACCCTGACGAGGCTCAACACATTGAGAAAGAGCATTCGGAGGTGCCCTTCATCACTGTCCAGTCCGAGCTGTCTCTGGAGTCACGTCGCCTCCTGGTGGCTCAGTCCCTTGCAGTAGACCTCGAGAAGGATGGAGAGAAGGAGCAAATTCAGAAGGTGTCTACTTGGCAG ACCGATCTTAATCTTCAAGGTGCGTGGGAGCGACTGTGTTTGGAAAAAGACCCATTTATTCTGTCTGGAGTCATGTGGTCCTGGCTGGAGCAGCTCAAAGAGCCAATCATCTCAGATCATGATGTTCACACACTTACAGGGACCTGCCAGGACCCCCAAACTGTGCTCAATTGCCTAGATAGG GCTTCAAAAGAAACAGTGATGTGTATTCTGGACTGCTTTGCTCACGTATTAACAATACCCGAGGAAGTCGAGAGCACTTTCCTGGAGCGAGCCACCAAAGCCTTCACAAAG ATGAAAAACACAGATGGTGGGAAGAGTGTCCACAAAATAATGAACGGGATCTTGAAGATTGTCCTGCATGATTTGAGGTCGGCAGCCATGAACGAGTTTGAGGTCTAA
- the LOC127944694 gene encoding protein tyrosine phosphatase domain-containing protein 1-like isoform X2, translating to MDFVTGSRVPRAKCTIAQEVLCYVIPYRLQCSVGCGGQNCKYEDPSHWSEDDQAIRGIYSSWITDNLLAMARHSTKIMERFEVIDQFLRYGLRSVINLQCPGEHASCGDPLDPQSGFTYRPETFMEAGSVLLACFLLFTTQMTADQAIVLVRSKRPNSIQTRGQLQCVRRFAQFLVPLRNVFANAEPRAPPVTLSQYLIRQKHILHGYEARKLRYMPKLVPVICRLLLDIAENRQVIEEDIVEVPDVTPVVEKKFNENSIHQLNREILENGTTLNSPRLPGLPRANRGNTQPLYYVRKSLSYSESDLQRLAASLNLSDNPLWVLASIHSTTINDQLGAVKCVSQNYVAPSLGACKHNPIYSSTNNIWELKTHMDQTEGSPLLKTRRQSVLQRSQSLGISDEKSTTSIARILSYWRKDCKQSTDPDEAQHIEKEHSEVPFITVQSELSLESRRLLVAQSLAVDLEKDGEKEQIQKVSTWQTDLNLQGAWERLCLEKDPFILSGVMWSWLEQLKEPIISDHDVHTLTGTCQDPQTVLNCLDRASKETVMCILDCFAHVLTIPEEVESTFLERATKAFTKMKNTDGGKSVHKIMNGILKIVLHDLRSAAMNEFEV from the exons ATGGACTTTG tgacgGGTTCCAGGGTTCCCAGAGCGAAATGCACAATAGCTCAAGAGGTGCTATGTTATGTGATCCCCTACCGTTTGCAGTGCTCCGTGGGATGTGGTGGGCAGAACTGCAAGTATGAGGATCCTTCACACTGGAGTGAAGACGACCAGGCCATCAGAGGAATCTACTCGTCTTG gatCACTGACAATCTGCTTGCCATGGCCCGCCATTCTACCAAAATCATGGAAAGGTTTGAAGTAATAGACCAGTTTTTGAG ATATGGTTTGAGGAGCGTTATTAACCTCCAGTGCCCTGGTGAACATGCCAGCTGTGGAGACCCACTGGATCCCCAGAGCGGCTTCACGTACCGACCGGAGACATTCATGGAGGCTGGCA GTGTGTTGCTGGCCTGTTTCTTGTTGTTCACCACACAGATGACAGCAGACCAAGCCATTGTGTTAGTTCGAAGCAAACGACCTAACTCTATCCAGACTAGAGGACAGCTCCAGTGTGTCAGGCGGTTTGCTCAGTTCCTGGTTCCGCTAAGGAATGTGTTTGCTAACGCTGAGCCTAGAGCACCGCCTGTCACTCTTTCACAATACTTGATCCGCCAGAAACATATACTGCATGGATATGAGGCTCGGAAGTTGAGATACATGCCAAAGCTTGTCCCCGTTATTTGCAGACTCCTACTGGACATCGCAGAGAATCGCCAGGTTATCGAGGAGGACATTGTCGAGGTTCCTGATGTAACACCCGTGGTAGAGAAAAAGTTTAATGAAAATTCAATACATCAGTTAAACAGAGAGATATTGGAAAATGGGACGACTCTGAACAGTCCCCGTCTTCCAGGTCTACCCAGAGCCAACAGAGGCAACACACAACCTCTTTACTATGTCCGTAAGAGCCTCAGCTACAGCGAGTCTGACCTCCAGAGGTTAGCAGCGTCTTTAAACCTCTCGGATAACCCTCTCTGGGTTTTAGCCAGCATCCACTCAACTACCATCAACGATCAGCTGGGAGCTGTCAAGTGTGTTTCCCAGAACTACGTCGCTCCTTCTCTGGGGGCTTGTAAGCACAATCCCATCTACAGCTCAACCAACAATATATGGGAGCTGAAAACTCATATGGACCAGACAGAAGGATCTCCACTGCTCAAAACCAGGAGACAGTCTGTCCTGCAGCGAAGCCAATCTCTAGGCATTTCAGATGAGAAAAGCACCACAAGCATTGCCCGAATACTGTCCTACTGGAGGAAAGACTGCAAGCAAAGCACTGACCCTGACGAGGCTCAACACATTGAGAAAGAGCATTCGGAGGTGCCCTTCATCACTGTCCAGTCCGAGCTGTCTCTGGAGTCACGTCGCCTCCTGGTGGCTCAGTCCCTTGCAGTAGACCTCGAGAAGGATGGAGAGAAGGAGCAAATTCAGAAGGTGTCTACTTGGCAG ACCGATCTTAATCTTCAAGGTGCGTGGGAGCGACTGTGTTTGGAAAAAGACCCATTTATTCTGTCTGGAGTCATGTGGTCCTGGCTGGAGCAGCTCAAAGAGCCAATCATCTCAGATCATGATGTTCACACACTTACAGGGACCTGCCAGGACCCCCAAACTGTGCTCAATTGCCTAGATAGG GCTTCAAAAGAAACAGTGATGTGTATTCTGGACTGCTTTGCTCACGTATTAACAATACCCGAGGAAGTCGAGAGCACTTTCCTGGAGCGAGCCACCAAAGCCTTCACAAAG ATGAAAAACACAGATGGTGGGAAGAGTGTCCACAAAATAATGAACGGGATCTTGAAGATTGTCCTGCATGATTTGAGGTCGGCAGCCATGAACGAGTTTGAGGTCTAA